Proteins from one Juglans microcarpa x Juglans regia isolate MS1-56 chromosome 1S, Jm3101_v1.0, whole genome shotgun sequence genomic window:
- the LOC121246975 gene encoding transcription factor MYB14-like — translation MVRAPCCDKVGLKKGPWTTEEDQILMSYIQKYGHENWRALPKQAGLLRCGKSCRLRWINYLRPDIKRGNFSTEEEETIMKLHEMLGNKWSAIAAKLAGRTDNEIKNVWHTHLKKRLKRNQANPETILPTPTNHSNASSKSPSSSLNLPAPHDQETSETDPSYTSLSPQTSSSDFSSVTDASLITMEPNNQYMDHIIEVEDMSENFPVIDYSLWSESPLPENMTSVPSDLFAISDHESQTSQYLFNSVEVVEPGYDHFGSIIDDGMEFWYNLFIGAGGSPESSEF, via the exons ATGGTGAGAGCTCCTTGCTGTGACAAGGTGGGATTAAAGAAGGGGCCTTGGACTACTGAAGAAGATCAGATTTTAATGTCCTACATCCAAAAATATGGCCATGAAAATTGGCGTGCGCTTCCAAAGCAAGCCG GTCTGTTGAGATGTGGGAAGAGTTGCAGACTCCGGTGGATAAACTACTTGCGTCCAGATATAAAGAGAGGAAACTTCAGCacagaagaagaggaaactATCATGAAATTGCATGAAATGCTTGGAAATAA GTGGTCAGCAATTGCAGCAAAATTAGCAGGACGAACCgacaatgaaataaaaaatgtgtGGCACACCCACTTGAAGAAAAGATTGAAACGTAATCAGGCCAACCCGGAAACAATCCTACCTACACCAACAAACCATTCCAATGCCTCAAGTAAATCACCATCCTCCAGCTTGAATCTTCCGGCCCCACATGATCAAGAGACGTCTGAGACTGATCCATCATACACATCATTGTCACCACAGACATCTTCAAGTGATTTTTCATCGGTCACAGATGCCTCTCTTATAACCATGGAACCAAACAATCAGTACATGGACCATATAATTGAGGTTGAAGATATGTCGGAAAATTTTCCGGTGATCGATTACAGTCTGTGGTCGGAATCACCTTTGCCCGAGAACATGACCAGCGTGCCATCTGATTTATTTGCAATTAGTGATCATGAATCACAAACGTCTCAATATCTTTTCAATTCAGTTGAAGTAGTGGAGCCAGGGTATGATCATTTTGGTTCGATTATTGATGATGGCATGGAGTTTTGGTACAACCTTTTCATCGGAGCAGGGGGTTCACCGGAATCATCGGAATTTTGA